The region AGAAATTCTTCAAAGCATTGTCGCTTGAAGAAAATGAGCATTACGCGATATTAGATGAAACACTCGAATATTTGAACAACCCCGGCGAGTGGTATAGGCTTCAGGAAAAATGGATCGTTGAGGGCTAGTTGGAAGGGGTAATGGTTAGGGTGAGGCAGCCGGTTTTGTTTTTTGGGTTAGGATTTTTGGCCGCACAACCTGACCTAACAACCAAACTGGCATCCTAACCTTCACCTATACCCGCCTCTTCACCTTCACCCACACACTATTTTATTATTCGACGTTTCATGAAGTATAAGACAAAATAAAACGCGATGATAGCCGGAATTATCAAGGCTAGAAAGTTCAAATAAGCCGTACTTGGCAATCCCGCCCCGAATATACCGCGCGATAGTATCACTGCATGGGTTAACGGCGAAAATAAGGCGATTATCTTAACGATCTCCGGCATTTTATCCAATGGGAAAAAAACTCCCGAGAAGAAAAACAAAGGCGTTATCACCAATTCCGAATAATAGCTGAAGAAATCGAAATTCGGGGCAAATGCGGTCACGATCATGGCTAGCGATGAGAACAAGAAACCAACAACCATCATCAATAATATAAGAGTAAGAAGCATAGCAAACGATGAAGGTGCAACTCCTAACAGAACCGCAACTATAAGCATTAGAAACCCGCTTAGCAACCCTCTGGTTGTCGCCCATAAGACATCGCCCGCGACCGCATCCTCGGCAGAGATAGGCGTCACGATCAGCGCGTCATAAAGCTTTTCATGTATCATTCGGACGAACGAGCCGTATAGCGCCTCAAAAGTTGACGCTATCATAACAGCCGTAATAACAATACCGGCTGACAAGAAATGAAGATAAGATACGCCGCCAAACAATCCCATGTAGGACCCAAGGCCTAGCCCAAGCGCAACCAAATAAAATCCGGGCTCACCCAAACTCACAAGAAGCGTTGGGATGATAAATCTCTTGTAGGAGATCAGGTTTCGTTTCCAAACATAAAACAATCTATATGAAAGGTTCACTCTATTAGCCCTCTGCCTGTTAATTTTAAAAATACATCTTCAAGCGATGCCGGCCTATGAAGAACATTTGGAAGATTGAGCTTGTAAACTTTTTGGACCAGGGCTCTTCCGTCCTTACAATATATATACAAAGTATCCCCTACTCTTTCGTACCCAAATTCCATGCCGGACAAATTTTTTAGTATCATGCCGTCCTGGTCTTGAGGAATTCTTATCTCCAAGACTTCTTTTCCGATCTCGTCATTTATCAATTGGGATGGAAGCCCAGCTTTTAAGATCTTGCCTTTGTACATTACAACAAGCCTATCGCAAAGCTGTTCGGCTTCTTCCATATATTGCGTTGTTAAGACCAACGTCGTGCCTTGGTTCTTAAGCTGTCGAAGCCTTTGCCAAATAAGATGCCTTGCTTGAGGGTCAAGGCCGGTAGTCGGCTCATCGGCAATAATAATTTTCGGCTTATTGATTAGCGCACGCGCCACAAGAAGACGCCTTTTCATCCCGGTCGAGAGTTCGTCGACTTTGCTGTTAAGCTTTTTATCAAGCTCGACAAAATCCAAAAGTTCTTTTATTCTCTCTTTAGCGATACTTTTTGGGATATCGAAGAAATCGGCAAAAATAAGAAGATTTTCA is a window of Candidatus Saganbacteria bacterium DNA encoding:
- a CDS encoding ABC transporter permease, producing MNLSYRLFYVWKRNLISYKRFIIPTLLVSLGEPGFYLVALGLGLGSYMGLFGGVSYLHFLSAGIVITAVMIASTFEALYGSFVRMIHEKLYDALIVTPISAEDAVAGDVLWATTRGLLSGFLMLIVAVLLGVAPSSFAMLLTLILLMMVVGFLFSSLAMIVTAFAPNFDFFSYYSELVITPLFFFSGVFFPLDKMPEIVKIIALFSPLTHAVILSRGIFGAGLPSTAYLNFLALIIPAIIAFYFVLYFMKRRIIK
- a CDS encoding ATP-binding cassette domain-containing protein, translating into MSELLIKADDLSKKFKDFIAVDNISFEIKRGECFGFLGPNGAGKTTTVKMIHCVSPITSGKIIVDGMPASVDNRAIRKITGVIPQENNLDVDLTVYENLLIFADFFDIPKSIAKERIKELLDFVELDKKLNSKVDELSTGMKRRLLVARALINKPKIIIADEPTTGLDPQARHLIWQRLRQLKNQGTTLVLTTQYMEEAEQLCDRLVVMYKGKILKAGLPSQLINDEIGKEVLEIRIPQDQDGMILKNLSGMEFGYERVGDTLYIYCKDGRALVQKVYKLNLPNVLHRPASLEDVFLKLTGRGLIE